One Candidatus Eisenbacteria bacterium genomic window, GGAATCCTCATCTGGTCGCTCTCTTGTCGGCCTTGACCCATTCGCCGCCACCTCCGATGATGGTCAGCTAGATCCGATCGCCGATGTTGCGGCAACGGTGCTCGACGAACCGCATGATACCAGCATTCGAATCCGGAGCAGGAGGAGCACAGGAGTGACTCGCACATTCATGGCCGGTCCGCCCTTGGCGATCCTGATCGCGGCCGCGCTTCTCATCCCGGGATGCGGAGACGACGGCAAGAAGACGACGCAGCCGGACGACAACAACAACCAGACGCCGACCTACACGGCCGACATCCAGCCGATCCTCCAGTCCGGTTGCTCCTGTCACTACCCCGGCGGCCAGATGTACGGCGGCGCGCCTCTCGACACCTACCAGAGGGCCTTCAATCTCCGCTCGAGGGTGAAGGCGCGCGCGGGCGTCGAGCGGACAATGCCGCCTGCCGGTCCTCTTCCTCAGACGCAGCAGAACACGATCATCGCGTGGGTGGACGCGGGGGCGCCGGAGTAGCCCAGCGGAACTTGCCCAGTAGCGAATCGAGGCCGAGGGCGGCAAGGTAGACGATCCCCCCGGACCAGATGATATCGGAGAGGAAGTGGGCTCCGACGGCGATCCGCTGGAGTCCGAGAAGACCGCCCGCGAAGAGGGAGCCGCCGAGCGCAACGCGCGCTCCGGCGCGCGCGCCTGAGCGTCGGTTCCTGCGAAGCGCCAGGTAGACGCTCGTGAAGTAGAAGCCCATCGACGCGTGCCCGCTCGGGAAGGCTCTCCCTTCCCCGTCCAGATCGATCCGGCCCACGGGATGAAACGCCTCCGCTCCTCCGAACTCGACGATGTCGCGCGGGCGGGGACGTCCCGTCTCCTCCTTGAGGATGGCGTTGACCAGGAGTCCGGGGCCCACGAGGAGAGTCAGGACCAAGAGCAGGCAGTCCCGACGATGAACGCGAAGCCGCGCAAGGAAGATCGACAGGATCGCGAGGAGAGCGGCGCCGATGGCAGTCGCGTTGGCTGGCCAGACGCCGTACCGATAGACCGCATCCCACAGCGCTTGCCCCTTTCCGCACCACGACGGATCGCTCGTCTCGTCGTGAAACAGGCTCGATACGCGCAGATCCAGGTCGAAAGCGAGAACCGCCGCCGAGAGGAGAAGGAGGCCTGCGCACACTGCGAAGAACTCGATCAGTCGGGGATGCGCTCTCAGGCCAAGGCCTGCGGTCATGGGCCGATCCTCTCCCCTCGGGGCTCGTCGGGCCGGAGCGCGCGAGCGGCGGCGCATGCGAACGCCAGGCCGGCCGCGTCCCCGGAGGTCGGTGTCGACGACGCGCAAAGGCCGCTCCCGGGCGTTTTCCCGGGAGCGGCCCTCTGACGCGCCGCCATCAGATCCTCTCCGTCAGGACCTTCCGCCGCAGCTTCACGATCGCCTCGGTCGGGTTGAGCGCCTTCGGACAGGCCTCCACGCAGTTGAAGATCGTGTGGCACCTCCACAGGCCGTGCTTGCTGTCGAGCGCCTGCAGCCTGTCGCCGAACCCCTCGTCCCTGGTGTCGAAGACGTACCGGTAGGCCTTGAGCAGGGCGGCCGGGCCCAGGAACTGCGAGCTGCTCCAGTAAACGGGGCACGACGACGTGCAGGCGCCGCAGAGGATGCACTCCCAGGTCCCGTCGATGAGCTTCCGATCCTCGGGGCTCTGCTTCCTCTCCTTGTCGGTCGGAGCCTGCTTCGAACAGATGAGATAGGGTTTGACCGTCTCGTAGCGCGCGAAGAAGTCGGTCTGGTCCACGACCAGATCGCGCAGTACCGGGAAGGAACGGAGCGGTTCCACCGTGACGACCTTCCCCTTGCAGGCGGAGACCTGCAGCTCGCATGCGAGCGTGTTCTTCCCGTCGATCGTCATCGCGCAGGAGCCGCAGATCCCGTGCCGGCACGATCTGCGGAAAGCGAGCGAGCCGTCGTGGCGCCACTTGATCTCGTTGAGGGCGTCCAGGACCGTCCACGCCTCCTGCACCTCGATCTCGTATTCCTTGAGCGCGCCCTTGGCGGGATCGCTCGGGTCCGTCCGCCAGATCCGGAAGGTCCTTTTCATCCCGGCCTCCTAGTACTTCCGCTCTTGAGGCTGAAAGCGGGTGATCGTGACCGGCCGATAGGCCAGCCGCACGCTTCCGTTCTCCTCCAGCCAGCTGAAAGTGTGCTTGAGCCAGTCCTTGTCGTCGCGCCACGGATGATCGGTGCGCCAGTGCGCTCCGCGGCATTCCTTTCGCGCGATCGCTCCCGTCACGATGGTGAGGCTGAAGTCGAGCATGTGGCCGAGCTCGATGGCCTCGATCAGCTCCGTGTTGACGCGAAGGCTCCTGTCCGACACGCGGACCTTGCCGTAACGCTCGCGGAGGCTCTTCACCTCGGCGAGCTGCTTCTCCAGATCGGCGGCGTTCCTGTAGATGCCGCAGCGGGCCGTCATGCCGACCTGCAGCGCTTGCCGTATCTCGGCGTCCGACTCCCCGCCCCCTCCGGAGAAGAGATGCTCGATCTCGGCGCGCGAGGCCGCATCCGGGCCTTCGGGGAGGGGCGGCGGCTCGCTCCGCTGCGCGCGCAGCCAGTCGACCATCGCGATCCCGCCGAGGCGCCCATAGACCGCGCACTCCAGGGTCGAGTTGGTCCCCAGTCGATTCGCGCCGTGGACTGAAACGCAGGCGCACTCGCCGGAGGCGAAGAGGCCGGGAACGGGCGTCTTCTTCTCGTCGGCATAGACCGCGGTGTCCAGCCCGGTCGGGATTCCGCCCATCGAGTAGTGGGCCGTCGGCTGGATCGGTATCGGGTCCTTCACGCAATCGACGCCACAGAACTTGAGCGCCAGCTCATGAATCTGCGGAAGGACCTCGTGGATCTTGGCCGCGCCCAGGTGGCGCAGATCGCAGAACAGATACGGCCTTCCACCGATCCCGCGCCCCTCATCGATCTCGGTCTGCTCCGCGCGAGAGACTACATCTCGGGGCGCCAGCTCCATCTTGGCTTTCGCGTAGCGCTCCATGAAGCGCTCGCCCTTGTCGTTCACGAGATAGCCGCCCTCGCCGCGTGCAGCCTCGGAAATCAGGATCCCATGCGGGTAGAGCCCCGTAGGATGGAACTGGACGAACTCCATGTCCTCGAGCGGCAAGCCCGCGCGCAGGATGTGCGAGAGGCCGTCGCCCGTGTTCGCGTGCGCGTTCGTAGTGATCTGCCAGGCGCGGGCGTAGCCGCCGGTAGCCAGCATCGTTGCCCGCGAATGGAAGATATGGAGCCCGCCATTGGTCAGGTCCCACGCGACGACACCGAGACACGCGCCGTCTCTCACGATGAGCTGGGTCACGTAGAACTCGGTGTAGAAGCGCACGCCGCGCTTGACGCACTGCTCATAGAGCGTGTGGAGCTGCGCGTGACCGGTGCGGTCGGCCGCGTAGCAGGAGCGCGCGATGTCCCCCTTCCCGAAGTCCGCGTAGTGCCCGCCGAAGGGACGCTGCGCGATCTTCCCGTCCGGGGTCCTCGAGAACGGGACTCCCAGATGCTCCATCTCATACATGACGGGGACCGCCTCGCGGACCAGGACTTCCTGCGCGTCCTGGTCGCCGAGATAGTCGCTGCCGCGAACCGTGTCGAAGAGGTGCCACTCCCAGTTGTCCTCCTGCATGTTCCCCAGCGACGCGGCGCACCCTCCCTGGGCGGCGCCCGAGTGGGAGCGGGTCGGGAAAACCTTGGAGAGGACCGCGGTGTCGAAGTGCTCGCTCGCCTTCAAGGCGGCGTAGAGTCCGGCGATGCCGGCGCCCACAACCACCACGTCGTGCCGGTGGCGCTCGCTCGGGGCGATCATCGGACCCCCGCAGGCGCGCGGAACGGAAGGATCGTGACCGTTCCCAGCACCGCAAGGCCCACTCCCAGAATCAGGGCGAGGCTGTAGAGCGCGACCCGCGCCCAGGGCTTGTGGACCGACTCCTGAAGAACCACCCAGACTCCGCGCAAACCATGGAAGAGGACAACGATGAGGAAGGTGATGTCGATCAACTTCCACCACGGGCTCGCGAGACGGGCCGCCACGCTCGCGTACTCGACCTCCATCGCACCCCGCGCGGGATTGCCGAAGGCGTAGTGCGTGACCAGCAAGTGCGTGATCACGACCGGAAGCAATAGGATCCCGGTGAGCCTCTGGAGGAACCACCCCATCAGCCCGCCGGAGCCGACACCTCGATCCCTCGTCATCGGATCACCTCCCCGATCGAATGGCCGCCGCCATGAAAAGCCGAGAGCAGAATCGGATAGGCGCCGAAGATGAAGAGCGCGACCCCGATCGCCATCACCCACCAGAAGAGCTTCTTCTGGTAGAGCGCCCCCCGTCCCCACTCGACGATCAGGATCCGGATGCCGTTCATCGCATGATAGAGGATGATCCCGAGCAGTCCGATCTCGCCGAGCTTGAAGAGGGGTTGCTGGACGAATCCCATCACCTTGTCGAAGCCCTCAGGCCCCTGCGTGAGGTGATGGATCACCCATATGTGGATCGCGAGGTACGCGGTGATCGCGATCCCCGTGACCCGGTTCAAGATCCAGGCCACGTATCCGAGATGCCAACGGTAGCGCATCGTCCCTCCCGCTTGTCCCCGCGCCGACGCCGCGTCAACACGAGCAGCGCATAGATCATGCCCTTGCCGCGGGGTCTCTTCAACTCCGTATTCGCTCGGGAAACTAATCGTGAAGATGAACGCAAGCTGCGTTGTGGCCATACGCGCTTGGCTGTATGCGGGAAGCGAGCAGGCGCGCCGCGAGGAAGGTGGACCCCGACGGTTCCCTCCGCCCCGCTAGGTTCGCGTTCGCGGCGCGGGGCTTCGGGAACCGGTCGGGGCCCCCGGACGCTCCAGTGGAGCGCTGCTGGCCCGCGCAGCTCGCGCCCTGTCCCTCAGCGAGCGAAAGCGGGCCACAGCGCGACAAAGAGCGCCGCGGCCCGCTACGGGCCGACTTCCACGATCCAGATGTCAGTACTCCCCATGCGATCGGAGGCGAAGACGATGCGGGCGCCGTCGGGGGACCAGGAGGGCGAGAAATCGAGCCCGGGACGGATGGTTGCGCGGGTCGCGGCGCCTCCGGCGGACGGGACGATCCAGATGTCGCCGGCGATCACGGCGCCCAGATCGTCTCGCGTGTGCTTGTGGTAGGCGATCCGGCTTCCGTCGGGGGACCAGCAGGGATCTCCCTCGAACTCGCTCGTGTCGGTGAGCTGCACCGCCGAGCCTCCGCCGGCCGGGACCACCCAGATGTCGGAATTCCCGCTCTTCCACGAGCAGTAGGCGATCCTGCTTCCATCGGGAGACCATGCCGGGGCGAAATCGTAGATGGAATCGTCCGTGATCTGGGTGTAGGTGTGCGTCGCGAGAACCAGTACCCAGATGTCCATGTGCCCGCCGCGGTCGGAGCAGAAGACGATCCTCGATCCGTCGGGCGACCAGTCGGGATACGAATCGGCGGCGAGATCGTCGGTGAGCTTCATCGGATCGCCGCCCGGGATGACGGACCACAGATTCCAGACCAATCCGGGGCCAGGGTTCGCCGCCGCGAAGGCGATGCGCAGGCCGTCGGGCGACCAATCGGGGGTCATGAGACCGGGCAGGCTGGCGATCAGGTCCGCGGGGCCGCCACCCGCCGGGATCACGACCAGGTTGTCGGCGGTGTCGCCGAGGTGGTTTTCCACGAAGGCGATCGAGTGGCCGTCGGGCGACCAGTCGGGAGTCGTGTTGAACTCCTTGCCCTGGGTGAGCCGCACAAGGCCCCGTTCGGGGAGGGTCTCCGAGATCACGTTCGAGAGCGGCGACCAGTTCCGCGCTTCGTCGGCGGCCTTCATCGCGAAATAGTAGGTCGTCACGGAAGAGAGACCACTGACTGTCAATGTCTCCGCGGCGCCCGCCGCCTTGGGCGCCGGCATCGGTGAGACTCTGGCCGCGGAGTCCCAGGCCTGGTCCGTGATCGCGACGTTCGAACGGCGCATGTCGTACTGCGATGCAGTACCGGCGCTCCCATCGTCGCCCGGAGCGGTCCAGATGAATGTGACCGAAGAGTCGGTGAATGCGTCCACGGTGAGCCGGGGCGCGGCCGGAGGGATCATGTCCTCCCTGGGGGAATCGGGGGCCGTGGAGAGCTTCGTATTCTCGGCCTTCTCACATGAGAACAGAGTCAGACCGAGAGCGATGACGAGCAGAGACAGAGCGCCCAAGGAGGAATGGAAGAACGCAGTCCGGGGAAGACAATGGTCTGCCATGGCGAGCCCCCCCACCCCTGTCCTCCAATGAGAGTATGCGCCTGACGCATGGCCGGTCAACGCCCCGATACCGTCGCCGCAGGTTCGACGATCTCCGTCGCGCCCTTGACGATCTCCCTCGGATCCACGATCCTCTTGAGTTCGATGGTGCAAGATCCACGATCTGGTGGCGCGCCGCCCGGACAGGCCGCGCGTCACAAGGAGGACTGAATGCCGCTCTTACCGATGCGAGTGCTTCTTGATCACGCCGCCGAGCATGGATACGGGGTGGGCGCCTTCAACGTCAACAACATGGAGCAGATCCAGGCCATCATGGCCGCCGCGCAGAAGACGGAGTCGCCAGTCATCATCCAGGCGTCGCGCGGGGCGCGCTCCTACTCCCAGGACAACTACCTGCGGCATCTGATGCTCGCGGCCGCCGAACTCTATCCGGCGATTCCGGTCGCGATGCATCAGGACCACGGCACGAGCCCTGAGGTCTGCTTCTCGGCGATCGAGCAGGGATTCACGAGCTGCATGATGGACGGCTCGCTTCTCGAGGACGGCAAGTCGCCGGCCCCCTACTCCTACAATGTGGAGACCACGCGCAAGGTGGTGGAGTATGCCCACAGGCGGGGCGTGACGGTGGAGGGAGAACTCGGAACGCTGGGCGGGATCGAGGACGGACACGGCGCGGGGCTCACCGGGGACGAGGCGCTCGCTCATCTCACCGACCCGGCGCAGGCGGAGCAGTTCGTCGCGGAGACAGGCGTGGACGCGCTCGCGGTCGCCATCGGAACGAGCCACGGCGCCTACAAGTTCAAGCAGCGCCCGACCGGCGAGGTCCTGAAGATCGGCATCATCAAGGAGATCCATCGCAGGCTCCCGAACTGCCACATGGTGATGCACGGCTCATCGAGCGTGCCGAAGGAGCTGATCGACATCATCAATCGATACGGCGGACAGATCCCCGAAACCTATGGAGTTCCCGTGGAGGAGATCCAGGAGGGGATCCGAAACGGCGTCCGCAAGATCAACGTAGACACCGACAATCGCCTGGCGATCACCGGCGCGATCCGCAAGGTCTTCGCGGAGAAGCCGGCCGAGTTCGACCCGCGCTCCTATCTGAAGCCGGCGAGGGAGGCGATGCAGAGAGTCTGCGAGGAGCGAATGATCGCCTTCGGCCAGGCGGGACACGCGGGCGGGATCAAGGTCGTCTCCCTCGATGATATGGCGCGCCGCTACGTGACGATGGGGCGCTAGAACCTCCTCAACAGAACCGTCCCGGGTGCGGGGATTTCCCGCCAGTCGGCGCGGGCGAGGCCGGCGATTCCATCGACGGGCTCGGAAGACACCACGCGCAGGCCGGCCCCCGAGCCTTCCCACAGGGCGTGGTAGCGGCGGACCCCCTTGGTCGGATGCCGCATCGCCACGGCCAGGATCGAGCCGGCGTCCATGAGAAGGCTGTGCATCGAGGTGTAGTCCCGAACCGGCTCCAGCGACCGCAGGACCGATGACTCCAGATCGCGCGGATCGAGCTGGCTCAGGATGTGATGAAACAGGACCTCCGAGTCGGTTCCCCCCTCCGGCGCGAGGCCGGGGGCGGCTCGCAGGGGGCCGAGGTCATCGACGACGCCGTTGTGGCAGAAGGCCCAGTCCCGACCGGCATGGGTCGCGCGGAAAGGATGCGTGTTCGCGAGCCGCACGCTCCCCTTCTTGGACGCCCGCCTGGCGTGCAGGAGCATGAGGTCGGTCTCGATCGCGTCGAGATCGTGGACGGAAGGGTCCGCGAGACACGATAAGGGGCTCCTGCGAACGCGGATCTCTCCTCTCTCCGTCCACGCGGCGCCCCACCCGTCCTCATGGCGATGCTCGGCGCCAAGGCGTCTCTTCTCGTGCGTGTGGGCCGGATTGTCGTTGGCGGCCATCCTGATGAGGGCCTCGCGAAGGGCGCGGGGCTCGAACTCGCCGGCGGCCGCGATCATCCTGCACATGCTTGCTTCCTTCCACGCGGTATCTTGTCCGTCTCACGGACTCGTCGAGTGTCGCAGATGCGCGCACGGCGGTCCAGTCTGGCCCCGGCAAGACCTGACGGCAAGACTTGATCCTCCCCAACCCCATCGCCTGTGGTATCCTCGCTCCGTTTGGGGCGATTCCAACAAGGAGGTGCACCCTGCACACCGACATCAAGAAGCTGTTCCGGGAGGTGGCTCCCGCTGTCGACTTCTGCTCGCTGCGCGTGCTCCGGGAGGCGAGCGAGCAACTCATGGTCCGCCACGAGATCCCGCAGCCGGTCGTCTTCCGCGAGGACATCGGGGGGATGGTGACGGTCATCGACCGCGGAGGCCTCGGTTATGCCGCGACAAGCGATCTATCCAGGGAGGGACTGCGGCGGGCGGTCGAGGATGCGACCGAGTGGGCCAAGCGCAGCGCCGGGCGCGCGGTCACGAACTTCACGGCCATCGAGCAGCCTCACCCCACGGGCCACTACGAGACGCCGGTCCGCGCGCCGTGGCAATCGATGCCGATGGCGCAGAAGATGGACATCCTGCGGCAGGAGTGCAAGCGCCTGCGGACGGAAGAGAAGATCGTCGATAGTGTCGCATCCTTCTGGTACACGGAGGCCGAGAGCCGGTTCATCGCCGCCGACGGCAGCGAGGCGACGCAGAGGCTCTTCCACCTGATCCCCGTTCTGAGCGCCACCGCCAACAAGGGGACCGAGACGCAGACGCGCACGCTCGGCGGGCGCGGATACTGCCAGCAGGGCGGCCTTGAGGTTCTCGAGACGGTCCGCTTCCGCGAGCTGGCGCCGCAGATCGCGACCGAGGCTCTGGCCCTGCTCGATGCGCCCAACTGCCCGTCGGGCAAGCTCGATCTCCTTCTCGATCCCGATCAGATGATCCTGCAGATCCACGAGTCGATCGGGCATCCGCTCGAGCTGGACCGGATCCTGGGAGACGAGCGCAACTACGCGGGGACGAGCTTCGTCACGCCCGAGATGATCGGCACCTATCAGTACGGGTCGAAGCTACTGAACATCACGTTCGATCCCTCGCGCAGGGAGCAGTTCGCGACCTACGGATTCGACGACGAGGGGCAGCCGGCGAAGCGCGAGTTCATCATCAAGGACGGGATCCTCGTGCGCGCCCTCGGCGGGACGACCTCGCGCGGCCGCTCCGGGATTCCCGGCGTGGCGAACGCGCGCGCATCGGGCTGGAACCGCCCGCCGATCGACCGGATGGCGAATCTCAACCTGGAGCCGGGCGACTCGACGCTCGAGCAGATGATCGCCGCCGTGGAGGACGGCGTCTACATGAAGGCGAACCGCTCCTGGTCGATCGACGACTCGCGCAACAAGTTCCAGTTCGGCTGCGAGTGGGCCAGGCGGATCGAGAAGGGGAAACTCACGACCCTCCTCAAGAACCCGAACTACCGCGGGATCTCGGCGACCTTCTGGCGAAACCTCAAACTGGTCGCCAACGCCTCCACCCTGCAGATCATGGGGACCCCCTATTGCGGCAAGGGGGAGCCGAATCAGATGGTCCGCGTGGGGCATGCCGCGCCTGCCTGCCTCTTCGCTGGCGTTGACGTCTTCGGAGGAGAATGACGATGCAACAGGCGTTCTATGAGCTTGCCGATCACTTGACGTCCCTGATGCGCGGGGGCGAGGTCTACACCTGCTACTTCTCGGGCGAGGTCTCCGATTTCGTCCGCTTCAACAAGAGCGCGATCCGGCAGCCGGGCCGCGTGACCCAGCGCCACCTGTTCATCGATCTGATCTCGGGATCGCGGCATGCCTCCGGCACGATCGGATTGTCCGGCGACCCGGCCGCAGACAAGGGCAGGGTCGCCGACCTCGCGCAGAAGCTGCGCGACGCGATTCCGCATCTTCCCGAGGATCCGCACCTGCTCTATTCGACCGAGGTCCGCTCGGGCGAGCGGATCCAGGAGAGCACGCTCCCCTCCCCCGCGGAGGCCACGGACGCGATCCTCGCGGCCGGGCGGGGGCGCGACCTGGTGGGGATCTATGCGGCCGGCGGGATCTTCGCAGGCTTCGCAAACTCCTTCGGTCAGCGGAACTGGTACGCGAATCACAGCTTCAACTTCGACTGGAGCTTCTATCACGCGGGCGACAAGGCGGTGAAGTGCTCCTACGCGGGCTTCGCCTGGGACCAGAAGGCCTTCGAGACCAAGGTCGCCGAGGCGGCGCGGCAGCTCGAGGTTCTCGCGCTGCCCCCCAAGGTGATCCAGCCGGGGAAGTACCGCGTCTATCTGACCCCCAACGCCCTCTACGAGCTCCTCGGGACGCTCTGCTGGAGCGGGTTCGGGCTCAAGGACAACAAGACCCGGCAGAGCTGCTTCCTCAAGATGATCGACGGCGAAGCGCGTCTTCACGAATCGGTCACGATCCTCGAGAACACGGCCAAGGGAGTCGCTCCCGACTTCCAGGCGCAGGGGTTCATCAAGCCCCCGCATGTGGCGCTGATCGAGAAGGGACGCTACGCCAATTCGCTGGCCTCGCCCCGCTCGGCCAAGGAGTACGGGGTCCCGACGAATGGGGCCTCCGACATCGAGATGCCCGAGTCGCTCGACATGCAGCCCGGGACGATCCCCGCGGCGGAGGCGCTCTCGCGTCTCGGCACGGGCGTCTACGTCAGCAATCTCTGGTACCTGAACTACTCCGACCGGCCGGCGTGCAGGATCACAGGGATGACCCGCTTCGCGACCCTCTGGGTCGAGAACGGCAAGATCGCCGCGCCGTTATCGGTCATGCGCTTCGACGAGACCACCTACCGGATGCTGGGCGAGAAGCTGGTCGGCCTCACCGATCGGACCGAGATGATCCTCGACGCGTACACGTACGAGTCGCGGTCGGTGGGAAGCGGCAGGGTCCCCGGCGCGCTGATCGAGGACTTCACGTTCACGCTCTGACCCGCGGGATGGATTCGCGGTGAGAATCTGCTCGCTCGCAAGCGGGAGCTCCGGAAACGCGACCTACATCGCTTCCGAGAGGACTTCGATCCTCGTGGACTGCGGGACCTCCGCCCGCGAGGTCGAGGCGCGGCTCGCCTCGATCGAGGTCGATCCTGCGGAGATCGACGCGATTCTGATCACTCACGCCCACACCGATCACTACCGATGCGCCGGGACGTTGAACGCCCGCTATGGGATCCCCGTCCACGTCGATCCATCGACCGCGAGGGCGATCCGGTCGCGCGACCGCTGGACATCCTGGAAGCGACTCCGCGAGACGATGCCGATCCCCGACCATGTCGGAGACATCGAGGTCCGCGCGCTCGACACGTCCCACGGCTTCCCGGCGCGCGACGGAAGGACCGTCGCCTATCTCTTCAAGAACCGGGGGAGAAGGGTCGGCGTGGTGACCGACCTCGGCAAGCCGACCCGCGGGCTGGTCGCGGCGCTGAAAGGAGTGGACGCGATCGTCCTCGAGGCGAACTACGACGAGGAGGTCCTTCGCGACAAGCTCTCCGATCCGGGCTTCGCGGGCGACTGGCGCTACCTCGAGTGGGTGGCGAGCGAGATGGGGCACTTGTCGAACAGCCAGTGCGCGCAGATCCTGAGCGAGATTCTCGATGATGGCTCCGCGCATGTCTTCATCGGCCACGTCAGCGAAAACCACCACGACCCCCGCCAGGACAACAACGAGTCGGAGCACGCGATGCGGGTCATCCGCGGCCTGCTCGCGCGCGACGGGCTTCCCGCCCCTCACCTTCATCGCACCTACAGGATCGGGAGGGACGCGAGCAAGGCGAGCCGGGTGATTGTGGTGTGACCAAGCCTCGCGGGCAAGCGGTCCTGGACGCCCCTGACGATAGGTTTCAACCTCCTGGCGGGCAACCTCAGAAGGTTCGCGCGAGTTGAGGCTTGAGTGCGCCTGGTTCTCATGTATATTAAGTCTCCAACCGTCCTGCGCAGGAGTGCCGTAGTGCCTGAAGCAGGAACGATGTATCCGACGACACGAAGATGAACCACTCCGAAATCGTCAGCTTCCTCTGGGGTGTCGCGGACTTGATCCGCGACACCTTCAAGCGCGGCAAGTACCAGGACGTGATCCTCCCGCTGACCGTCCTGCGCCGCCTCGACTGCGTCCTGGCTCCGACCAAGGAAAGGGTCCTCGCCAAGCAGGCCGAGCTTCGCAGCAAGAAGCTCGAGAACCTCGACCCGCAGCTCCGCAAGGTCGCGGGCTTCGCCTTCTACAACACCTCACGCTACGACTTAGAGAAGCTCCTCGCGGACGCGCCCCATCTGGCCGCCAATCTGCGCAACTACATCGCGGGCTTCAGCCCCAACATGCGGGAGGTTCTGGAGAAGTTCGACTTCGACAACACGATCAGCAAGCTCGACGAGGGCGGCCTCCTGTTCCAGGTGCTCGAGCGGTTCAAGAACGTGGACTTGCACCCGGACAGGATCGACAACCCCACGATGGGAATGATCTTCGAGGAGCTGATCCGGAAGTTCAACGAGGCGCTGAACGAGAATCCCGGCGAGCACTTCACGCCGCGCGACGTCGTCCACCTGATGGTCGATCTCATGCTGGCCGGGGACGAGTCGGAGATCCGCGCCAAGAAGGCGATCCGCACGGTCTACGATCCCTGCTGCGGGTCGGGCGGTATGCTCATGATCACCAAGGAGCACATCACCATCGGCCTGCGCAAGAATGGCGAGGCGCTCCGCCCCGCGATCAATCCGGACGCCGAGATCCATCTCTTCGGGCAGGAAGTGAATCCCGAGACCTGGGCGGTCTCGAAGTCCGATCTCTTCATGAAGGACCCGACGGGGCGCGACGCCGACAACATCGCATACGGCAGCACCCTGTCCCATGACCGTCACGCCGGCAAGAGCTTCGACTACCTGATCGCCAATCCACCCTACGGGAAGGACTGGAAGCGCG contains:
- a CDS encoding MBL fold metallo-hydrolase translates to MRICSLASGSSGNATYIASERTSILVDCGTSAREVEARLASIEVDPAEIDAILITHAHTDHYRCAGTLNARYGIPVHVDPSTARAIRSRDRWTSWKRLRETMPIPDHVGDIEVRALDTSHGFPARDGRTVAYLFKNRGRRVGVVTDLGKPTRGLVAALKGVDAIVLEANYDEEVLRDKLSDPGFAGDWRYLEWVASEMGHLSNSQCAQILSEILDDGSAHVFIGHVSENHHDPRQDNNESEHAMRVIRGLLARDGLPAPHLHRTYRIGRDASKASRVIVV